A genomic segment from Lignipirellula cremea encodes:
- a CDS encoding leucyl aminopeptidase: protein MNVAPLTDLVTDVKADAIVVARFENEPLDGPIAAADKALGGLISKMIEFQQTSGKYAELRTIFAPAGLSAKRLVLLGLGDRETFHQGRAMAACGAASRNLAAEKLDRVAFYLPNDLSNELAAAALCGALQGMQGQDLYRAEKKINPCGELLWAGDAEAIRIGAILGGSVNLTRRLVDEPPSAMYPETFAQIAETVAKDCGLEIEVWDQEKLTAEKCGSLLAVARGSVKPPRLVIMRYQGGPAGSAPLALVGKGVTFDSGGLSIKPTDGMKTMKCDMAGAATVLGAMQAIAQLKLPVNVVGLMGLVENLLDGDAYKLGDVLTARSGKTIEVLNTDAEGRLVLADVLNVALDEKPAHLIDLATLTGACVVALGTDTAGLMTNDQAWCDQVKTASHTCGEAAWQLPMFPEFGDQIKSEVADIKNVGAGRWGGAMTAAKFLEEFVDGVSWTHIDIAGPSFVEGEKTWTGGGATGAFVRTLVEVAAAQGRAS from the coding sequence ATGAATGTCGCGCCGCTGACCGACCTGGTTACGGATGTGAAAGCCGATGCGATTGTCGTCGCCCGGTTTGAGAATGAACCGCTCGACGGCCCCATCGCCGCCGCCGACAAAGCGCTGGGCGGCCTGATCAGCAAGATGATCGAGTTCCAGCAGACGTCCGGCAAATACGCCGAACTGCGGACGATCTTCGCCCCCGCGGGGCTGTCGGCCAAACGCCTGGTCCTGCTCGGACTGGGCGACCGCGAAACCTTCCATCAGGGACGCGCCATGGCCGCCTGCGGAGCCGCCTCGCGGAACCTGGCCGCCGAGAAGCTGGATCGCGTCGCCTTCTACCTGCCAAACGATCTGTCGAACGAACTGGCTGCGGCCGCCCTCTGCGGCGCCCTCCAGGGGATGCAGGGACAGGACCTGTACCGGGCCGAGAAGAAAATCAATCCCTGCGGCGAGCTGCTCTGGGCTGGCGACGCGGAAGCGATCCGCATCGGCGCCATCCTGGGCGGGAGCGTCAATCTGACCCGCCGCCTGGTCGACGAGCCGCCAAGCGCCATGTATCCCGAAACATTCGCCCAGATCGCCGAGACAGTCGCCAAAGACTGCGGCCTGGAGATCGAAGTCTGGGACCAAGAGAAGCTCACCGCCGAGAAGTGCGGCTCGCTGCTGGCCGTCGCCCGCGGCTCCGTCAAACCGCCCCGCCTGGTCATCATGCGCTACCAGGGCGGCCCTGCCGGCTCGGCCCCGCTGGCGCTGGTCGGCAAAGGGGTAACGTTTGACTCGGGCGGGTTGTCGATCAAACCGACCGACGGCATGAAAACCATGAAATGCGACATGGCCGGCGCTGCCACGGTGCTGGGAGCCATGCAGGCGATCGCCCAGCTGAAGCTGCCCGTCAACGTGGTCGGGCTGATGGGGCTGGTCGAAAACCTGCTCGACGGTGACGCCTATAAACTGGGCGATGTGCTCACGGCCCGCAGCGGCAAAACGATCGAAGTGCTGAATACCGACGCCGAAGGCCGCCTGGTGCTGGCCGACGTGCTCAACGTGGCGCTCGACGAAAAACCGGCCCACCTGATCGACCTGGCGACGCTCACTGGCGCCTGCGTGGTGGCGCTCGGCACGGATACGGCCGGCCTGATGACCAACGACCAGGCCTGGTGCGACCAGGTGAAAACAGCGTCGCACACCTGCGGAGAGGCCGCCTGGCAACTGCCCATGTTCCCGGAGTTTGGCGACCAGATCAAAAGCGAAGTGGCCGACATCAAAAACGTCGGCGCGGGCCGCTGGGGCGGAGCCATGACGGCCGCCAAGTTCCTGGAAGAGTTCGTCGACGGCGTCTCCTGGACGCATATCGATATCGCCGGTCCGTCCTTTGTGGAAGGGGAAAAAACCTGGACCGGCGGGGGAGCCACCGGCGCCTTCGTCCGTACGCTGGTCGAAGTGGCCGCCGCCCAGGGACGCGCTTCGTAA